One genomic region from Pseudoduganella dura encodes:
- a CDS encoding MlaD family protein has protein sequence MTETSLPTPAAPAEPAPVRNAEVKAALLLVLMVALIAGAALYLMYARGAFEATQRLVLTADDSEGVAVGMDVTFAGFPIGRVRSIELSREGKARVLVDVPEKDAHWLRSSSIFTLEKGIVGGAKLRAFTGIPTDPPLADKAERPLLVGDVAAEIPRLLNAARDILANVTALTAADSSLGQSLANLQGVTGKLNGPGGAMGFIAGEDRKARELLANANSLIVRADRLVGNADSKVFGDKGVANDAQAAVRQLDGLLADARLSLKKMDLVLEEAQAVGKNARVATEDLGALRADVDANLRKIEQLVNEINRKWPFKRETEIKLP, from the coding sequence ATGACTGAAACTTCCCTCCCCACCCCGGCGGCACCGGCCGAACCGGCACCGGTGCGCAATGCCGAGGTCAAGGCGGCGCTGCTGCTGGTGCTGATGGTCGCGCTGATCGCCGGCGCCGCGCTGTACCTGATGTATGCGCGCGGCGCCTTCGAAGCCACGCAGCGCCTCGTGCTGACGGCCGACGACTCCGAGGGCGTGGCCGTCGGCATGGACGTCACGTTCGCCGGCTTCCCGATCGGCCGCGTGCGCAGCATCGAGCTTTCCCGCGAAGGCAAGGCGCGGGTGCTGGTCGACGTGCCCGAGAAGGATGCGCACTGGCTGCGTTCGAGCAGCATCTTCACGCTCGAGAAAGGCATCGTCGGCGGCGCCAAGCTGCGCGCGTTCACCGGCATTCCCACCGATCCGCCGCTGGCCGACAAGGCCGAACGGCCGCTGCTGGTGGGCGACGTGGCGGCCGAGATCCCGCGCCTGCTGAACGCCGCGCGCGACATCCTCGCCAACGTGACGGCGCTGACCGCCGCCGACTCGTCGCTCGGCCAGAGCCTGGCGAATCTCCAGGGCGTGACCGGGAAGCTGAACGGCCCGGGCGGCGCGATGGGCTTCATCGCCGGCGAGGACCGCAAGGCGCGCGAACTGCTGGCCAACGCCAATTCGCTGATCGTGCGCGCCGACCGGCTGGTGGGCAATGCCGACAGCAAGGTGTTCGGCGACAAGGGCGTGGCCAACGATGCGCAGGCCGCGGTCAGGCAGCTCGACGGCCTGCTGGCCGATGCGCGCCTGAGCCTGAAGAAGATGGACCTGGTGCTGGAAGAAGCGCAGGCGGTCGGCAAGAACGCCCGCGTGGCCACCGAGGACCTGGGCGCGCTGCGCGCCGATGTCGACGCCAACCTGCGCAAGATCGAACAGCTCGTCAACGAGATCAACCGCAAGTGGCCGTTCAAGCGCGAAACGGAGATCAAGCTGCCATGA
- a CDS encoding M16 family metallopeptidase, whose protein sequence is MKLSPFKLATAAALLGASLLAHAAPLPAPGDTLPVAPYVKVGKLPNGLTYYIQKNGKPAKRLELRLVVKAGSILEDEDQLGLAHFTEHMAFNGSTNFKRHELVSYLQSIGVKFGRDLNAYTSFDQTVYMLPIPTDSKEAVEKGFLVLQDWAHGITFNEADIESERGIVLEELRMGKGANDRMNQILYPKLFNGSRYAERLPIGKADVLRTFKPEAIRRFYRDWYRPDLMAVMVVGDIDPLEAEKLVNAHFGKLKNPENPRPREYAAIPERKEDEGLVVTDREAPADVLYIRYPIVPHPEDATYGGYRRDLVEKLYGTMLSQRMMELTQQADPPFIQGGSGMGKVVRGYRSFSVTALLGKGGHVPAINALVREDERARQFGFTASELDRAKKGMLRNYERMYAERDKSDSAAFVAEYIRNFLDGEPIPGVQNEYAYAQALVPGITLEEINAAVRQAIPSDDKKLVILMGALKDRAPPTGTELLAAVDGAHRQTVTAREDKAYASSLLEQPPAPGSIVAETENKVLGTTELTLSNGVKVVLKPTDFRNDQVLMSAVRFGGQSLFGDEDIFNARYAGPLAAQMGALNYTPADLQKVMAGKSVGAGVTMSDLSEGVSGAAGSADIETLLQLTYVKLTQPRRDEALFNSFLARQRDMARNALARPEAEFADTVRTALFGDHPRVPRTPRPEDFDKVRLDRVQQIYRERFSSVKGMTFYFVGSFDPAKLKPLLATYVASLPAPDIPVAYRDLGVRPVRGVVKKEVRRGKEPKSNVSISFTGPAEFSQAEQTRMQAFVEVLNIKLTEVLREELGLIYGGGASGGVTKLPYANYSLALALPCGPENVDKVIAAAFAEIRKLQEHGAEPGDLAKVKQNWLTTHRRALSENGYWLAQLQTAQLNGFAPESILDFDKRVADVTPADVRSAARRYVDFGNYVQVVLYPEVK, encoded by the coding sequence ATGAAGTTGAGCCCTTTCAAGCTTGCCACCGCCGCCGCGCTGCTCGGCGCTTCGCTGCTGGCCCACGCCGCGCCGCTGCCGGCGCCCGGCGATACGTTGCCGGTGGCGCCCTACGTCAAGGTCGGCAAGCTGCCCAACGGCCTCACCTACTACATCCAGAAGAACGGCAAGCCGGCCAAGCGGCTCGAGCTGCGGCTCGTCGTCAAGGCCGGCTCGATCCTGGAGGATGAAGACCAGCTGGGCCTGGCGCACTTCACCGAGCACATGGCGTTCAACGGTTCCACCAATTTCAAGCGCCACGAACTGGTGTCGTACCTGCAGTCGATCGGCGTGAAGTTCGGCCGCGACCTGAATGCCTACACGAGCTTCGACCAGACCGTGTACATGCTGCCGATTCCCACCGATTCGAAGGAGGCGGTCGAGAAGGGCTTCCTGGTGCTGCAGGACTGGGCACACGGCATCACGTTCAACGAGGCCGACATCGAGAGCGAACGCGGCATCGTGCTCGAGGAACTGCGCATGGGCAAGGGCGCCAACGACCGCATGAACCAGATCCTGTATCCGAAGCTGTTCAACGGCTCGCGCTACGCCGAGCGGCTGCCGATCGGCAAGGCCGATGTGCTGCGCACGTTCAAGCCCGAAGCGATCAGGCGCTTCTACCGCGACTGGTACCGGCCCGACCTGATGGCCGTGATGGTGGTCGGCGACATCGATCCGCTCGAGGCGGAAAAGCTGGTCAACGCCCACTTCGGCAAGCTGAAGAATCCGGAAAACCCGCGCCCGCGCGAGTATGCCGCGATCCCGGAACGCAAGGAAGACGAAGGGCTGGTGGTCACCGACCGCGAAGCTCCGGCCGATGTGCTGTATATCCGCTACCCGATCGTGCCGCATCCGGAAGACGCCACCTACGGCGGCTACCGCCGCGACCTGGTCGAGAAGCTGTACGGCACGATGCTGAGCCAGCGGATGATGGAGCTCACGCAGCAGGCCGATCCGCCGTTCATCCAGGGTGGCAGCGGCATGGGCAAGGTGGTGCGCGGCTACCGGTCGTTCTCCGTCACGGCGCTGCTCGGCAAGGGCGGCCACGTGCCCGCGATCAATGCGCTGGTGCGGGAAGACGAGCGCGCGCGACAGTTCGGCTTCACCGCCTCGGAGCTGGATCGCGCCAAGAAGGGCATGCTGCGCAACTACGAGCGCATGTACGCCGAGCGCGACAAGTCCGACTCGGCCGCCTTCGTGGCCGAATACATCCGCAACTTCCTCGACGGCGAGCCGATCCCCGGTGTGCAGAACGAGTATGCGTATGCGCAGGCGCTCGTCCCGGGCATCACGCTGGAGGAAATCAACGCGGCGGTGCGCCAGGCCATCCCGTCGGACGACAAGAAGCTGGTGATCCTGATGGGCGCCCTGAAGGACCGCGCGCCGCCGACCGGCACGGAACTGCTGGCCGCCGTCGACGGCGCGCACAGGCAGACCGTGACCGCGCGCGAGGACAAGGCTTATGCCAGCAGCCTGCTGGAACAGCCGCCGGCACCCGGCAGCATCGTGGCCGAGACGGAAAACAAGGTGCTGGGCACCACCGAACTGACGCTGTCGAACGGCGTGAAGGTGGTGCTCAAGCCCACCGATTTCCGCAACGACCAGGTGCTGATGAGCGCCGTGCGCTTCGGCGGCCAGTCGCTGTTCGGCGACGAGGACATCTTCAACGCCCGCTACGCCGGCCCGCTGGCAGCGCAGATGGGCGCGCTCAATTACACGCCCGCCGATCTGCAGAAGGTCATGGCGGGCAAGAGCGTGGGTGCGGGCGTGACGATGTCCGACCTGTCCGAAGGCGTCTCCGGCGCGGCGGGCAGCGCCGACATCGAAACGCTGCTGCAGCTGACCTACGTGAAGCTTACCCAGCCGCGCCGCGACGAAGCGCTGTTCAATTCCTTCCTGGCGCGCCAGCGCGACATGGCGCGCAATGCGCTGGCCCGGCCGGAGGCCGAATTCGCCGACACGGTGCGCACCGCGCTGTTCGGCGACCACCCGCGCGTTCCGCGCACGCCGCGGCCGGAGGATTTCGACAAGGTCCGTCTCGACCGCGTGCAGCAGATCTACCGCGAGCGCTTCTCCAGCGTGAAGGGCATGACGTTCTATTTTGTCGGCAGCTTCGATCCCGCGAAGCTGAAACCGTTGCTGGCCACCTACGTGGCATCGCTGCCCGCGCCGGATATTCCGGTGGCGTATCGCGACCTCGGCGTGCGGCCGGTGCGCGGCGTCGTGAAGAAAGAAGTGCGGCGCGGCAAGGAACCGAAGAGCAACGTGTCGATCTCCTTCACCGGGCCGGCCGAGTTCTCGCAGGCCGAGCAAACGCGCATGCAGGCGTTCGTGGAAGTGCTGAACATCAAGCTGACCGAGGTTCTGCGCGAGGAGCTCGGCCTGATCTACGGCGGCGGTGCCAGCGGCGGGGTCACGAAGCTGCCCTATGCAAACTATTCGCTGGCGCTGGCGTTGCCCTGCGGCCCGGAAAACGTGGACAAGGTAATCGCCGCCGCGTTCGCGGAAATCCGCAAGCTGCAGGAGCACGGCGCGGAACCGGGCGACCTGGCGAAAGTGAAGCAGAACTGGCTGACCACGCACCGGCGCGCGCTGAGCGAAAACGGCTACTGGCTGGCCCAGCTGCAGACTGCCCAGCTGAACGGCTTCGCGCCGGAGTCGATCCTCGACTTCGACAAACGGGTGGCCGACGTGACCCCGGCCGATGTGCGCAGCGCCGCGCGGCGCTATGTCGATTTCGGGAATTACGTGCAGGTCGTGCTGTATCCCGAAGTAAAGTAA
- a CDS encoding ABC transporter permease, with the protein MPDKPLIADVRVRRALAPLALGFMLLAVWQAVCVSMQVPVYLVPSPAAIAGTLLDDWSLLFDALLVTLRITFFAFALATVAGVAVAFLFVQSKLLEACLFPYAILLQVTPVVAIAPLIIIWVKTPAAALTICATMMAVFPIISNTVLGLRSVNPGLLNLFRLNRATRWQVLVRLRVPSALPSFFGGLRIASGLSLIGAVVAEFVAGTGGNSTGLAYQILQAGFELNIPRLFAALFMITVTGVLLFALMSALARVCLAHWHESEAEA; encoded by the coding sequence ATGCCTGACAAACCCCTGATTGCCGACGTGCGCGTGCGCCGCGCGCTGGCGCCGCTGGCGCTCGGCTTCATGCTGCTGGCGGTATGGCAGGCGGTCTGCGTTTCGATGCAGGTGCCGGTCTACCTGGTACCGTCGCCGGCCGCCATCGCCGGCACGCTGCTTGATGACTGGTCGCTGCTGTTCGATGCGCTGCTCGTCACGCTGCGCATCACGTTCTTCGCGTTCGCGCTGGCCACCGTGGCCGGCGTGGCCGTGGCCTTCCTGTTCGTGCAGAGCAAGCTGCTGGAAGCGTGCCTGTTCCCGTATGCGATCCTGCTGCAGGTGACGCCGGTGGTGGCGATCGCGCCATTGATCATCATCTGGGTCAAGACGCCGGCAGCGGCGCTCACGATCTGCGCCACGATGATGGCCGTGTTCCCGATCATCTCGAACACGGTGCTGGGCCTGCGCAGCGTGAATCCCGGCCTGCTGAACCTGTTCCGGCTGAACCGCGCCACCCGCTGGCAGGTGCTGGTGCGCCTGCGCGTGCCCAGCGCGTTGCCCAGCTTCTTCGGCGGCTTGCGCATCGCCAGCGGCCTGTCGCTGATCGGCGCGGTCGTCGCCGAATTCGTCGCCGGCACCGGCGGCAACAGCACCGGGCTGGCGTACCAGATCCTGCAGGCCGGCTTCGAGCTGAACATCCCGCGGCTGTTCGCGGCGCTGTTCATGATCACCGTCACCGGCGTGCTGCTGTTCGCGCTGATGTCGGCGCTGGCGCGTGTATGCCTGGCGCACTGGCATGAAAGCGAGGCCGAGGCATGA
- a CDS encoding amidohydrolase family protein: MTDLLIKNAAAIVTGLAGDAARHPGPDIRIANGRIAALGRLERLPGERVVDAAGCVVYPAWVNTHHHLFQSLLKGDAAGIDLPLTPWLAATPYRFRAAFDEDLFRLAARIGLVELLRSGCATVADHNYLYWPGMPFDSSAILFEEAERLGMRFVLCRGGATQTRQLEADLPACLRPETLDGYLADMERITKRWHDPAPDAMRRVVMAPTTPLYSMTPPELRTVAAEARRLGIRLHSHLSETVEYQNAAHGKHGTTPVRFAAEQDWLGDDVWFAHLVKLDDEEVALLGATGTGVAHCPQSNGRLGSGIAPIRQLEAAGAAISIGVDGAASNEAADMISETHAAWLMQRARGGQDARPAHRGGTFEGGADAATVEDVVRWGTGGGARVLGLSGLGTLEAGMAADIAVYALDDPRYFGLHDIAIGPVASGGRPSLRLLTVAGKPVVEHDTIPGLDLRELAHDARAAVAKLLRHAN; the protein is encoded by the coding sequence ATGACTGACCTGTTGATCAAGAACGCCGCCGCCATCGTGACCGGCCTGGCGGGCGATGCCGCGCGCCATCCCGGCCCCGATATCCGCATCGCCAATGGCCGCATTGCCGCGCTGGGGCGCCTGGAACGGCTGCCCGGCGAACGCGTTGTCGACGCCGCCGGCTGCGTCGTCTATCCGGCGTGGGTGAACACGCACCACCACCTGTTCCAGTCGCTGCTCAAGGGCGACGCGGCCGGCATCGACCTGCCGCTGACGCCCTGGCTGGCGGCCACGCCATACCGCTTCCGCGCCGCGTTCGACGAAGACCTGTTCCGCCTCGCCGCGCGCATCGGCCTGGTCGAGCTGCTGCGCTCCGGCTGCGCCACGGTGGCCGATCACAATTACCTGTACTGGCCGGGCATGCCGTTCGACAGCTCGGCGATCCTGTTCGAGGAAGCCGAACGGCTCGGCATGCGCTTCGTGCTGTGCCGCGGCGGCGCCACGCAGACGCGGCAGCTGGAAGCGGACCTGCCGGCCTGCCTGCGCCCGGAAACGCTGGACGGCTACCTGGCCGACATGGAACGCATCACGAAGCGCTGGCACGATCCGGCGCCGGACGCGATGCGGCGCGTGGTGATGGCGCCGACCACGCCACTGTATTCGATGACGCCGCCCGAACTGCGCACCGTTGCGGCGGAAGCGCGCCGGCTCGGCATCCGGCTGCACAGCCACCTGTCGGAAACGGTGGAATACCAGAACGCCGCGCACGGCAAGCACGGTACCACGCCGGTGCGCTTCGCCGCCGAGCAGGACTGGCTGGGCGACGATGTCTGGTTCGCCCACCTCGTCAAGCTCGACGACGAGGAAGTCGCGCTGCTGGGCGCCACAGGCACCGGCGTCGCGCACTGCCCGCAGAGCAACGGCCGGCTCGGCAGCGGCATCGCGCCGATCCGCCAGCTCGAGGCGGCCGGGGCTGCGATCTCGATCGGCGTGGACGGCGCGGCGTCGAACGAGGCGGCCGACATGATCTCGGAAACGCACGCCGCGTGGCTGATGCAGCGGGCGCGTGGCGGGCAGGACGCGCGGCCGGCGCACCGCGGCGGCACGTTCGAGGGCGGCGCCGACGCGGCCACCGTCGAGGACGTGGTGCGCTGGGGCACGGGCGGCGGGGCCCGGGTGCTCGGCCTGTCCGGCCTGGGCACGCTCGAAGCGGGCATGGCCGCCGACATCGCCGTCTACGCGCTCGACGACCCGCGCTACTTCGGGCTGCACGACATCGCCATCGGCCCCGTCGCCTCCGGCGGCCGCCCGTCGCTGCGGCTGCTCACCGTGGCCGGCAAGCCCGTCGTCGAACACGACACCATCCCCGGCCTCGACCTGCGCGAACTCGCCCACGACGCCCGCGCTGCCGTCGCGAAATTGCTACGCCACGCAAACTAG
- a CDS encoding LysR family transcriptional regulator, whose amino-acid sequence MDWDDARIFLGIYRAGTLRGAAAGLGIDQATAGRRLAAMEAALNAKLFLRTPSGYVPTPAGEMAARPAEKMEAAAHQLEREMQGIDNRLSGTVRVATTDTMAQYFVMDAIRALHARHPDIRVVLHVTTAMTNLTRREADLAVRTLKPTDPDLVSRHLARRTSGLYASKTYLRERGVPLVESGLAGHDLVIYHASVAPRQATHVAGVSIAGARVALEVNTGLMLMEAARAGIGIAELPVHMAGQDPRLVRVFPDRVHSYDMYLVMHGDLNRSARVRAVADAIVASVP is encoded by the coding sequence ATGGACTGGGACGACGCACGGATATTCCTCGGCATCTACCGCGCGGGCACCTTGCGCGGCGCCGCCGCCGGGCTGGGCATCGACCAGGCCACGGCCGGCCGGCGGCTGGCCGCGATGGAGGCGGCGCTGAACGCGAAACTGTTCCTGCGCACGCCGTCCGGCTACGTGCCCACGCCGGCCGGCGAGATGGCGGCGCGCCCCGCCGAGAAGATGGAGGCGGCGGCGCACCAGCTCGAAAGGGAGATGCAGGGCATCGACAACCGCCTCTCCGGCACGGTGCGGGTGGCAACCACCGACACGATGGCGCAGTACTTCGTGATGGATGCGATCAGGGCGCTGCACGCCCGGCACCCGGACATCCGCGTGGTGCTCCACGTGACCACGGCGATGACGAACCTGACGCGGCGCGAAGCCGACCTGGCCGTGCGCACGCTCAAGCCCACGGACCCGGACCTGGTGTCGCGGCACCTGGCGCGGCGCACTTCCGGCCTGTATGCCAGCAAGACCTACCTGCGCGAACGCGGCGTGCCACTGGTGGAATCCGGACTGGCGGGCCATGACCTCGTCATCTACCATGCGTCGGTGGCGCCGCGGCAGGCCACGCACGTGGCCGGCGTATCCATTGCCGGGGCCCGTGTCGCGCTGGAAGTCAACACGGGGCTAATGCTGATGGAGGCGGCGCGCGCCGGCATCGGCATCGCCGAGCTGCCGGTGCACATGGCCGGCCAGGATCCGCGGCTGGTGCGCGTCTTTCCGGACCGGGTGCACAGCTACGACATGTACCTGGTGATGCACGGCGACCTGAACCGCAGTGCGCGGGTGCGGGCCGTGGCCGACGCCATCGTCGCTTCCGTACCGTGA
- a CDS encoding ABC transporter permease has product MSTHASLFPSLLRMHRATMIWLTSWWRLLQFAALILARGAAPSTYRRDNHRALASHLVLATAPNLLWFCVLSALISLVIIRIVVVTATSYGLSGFALEMVVRVLVLELIPLTAALFVALRSTLPAGVEFAQRRLAAAAAAPAGSAGPAADPAGALRCEFYPRASAGIFAVWLLAAVSCILTLVLTYLIIYGFTPYALAGYTRVVGQIFNPAVALILALKIFFFSLAVGIIPLASSYYDAAANPFAARLRFTHGLADMVRMFSVILLIEAASLMGNYY; this is encoded by the coding sequence ATGTCCACCCATGCATCACTGTTCCCGTCGCTGCTGCGGATGCACCGCGCCACCATGATCTGGCTCACCAGCTGGTGGCGCCTGCTGCAGTTCGCGGCGCTGATCCTGGCGCGCGGCGCCGCGCCGTCCACCTACCGCCGCGACAATCACCGCGCGCTCGCCAGCCACCTGGTGCTGGCCACGGCGCCGAACCTGCTGTGGTTCTGCGTGCTGTCGGCGCTGATCAGCCTTGTCATCATTCGCATCGTGGTCGTCACCGCCACATCGTACGGCCTGTCCGGCTTCGCGCTGGAAATGGTGGTGCGCGTGCTCGTGCTGGAGCTGATCCCGCTGACGGCGGCGCTGTTCGTGGCGTTGCGCAGCACGCTGCCGGCCGGCGTGGAGTTCGCGCAGCGGCGGCTCGCCGCCGCCGCGGCGGCCCCGGCGGGGTCGGCCGGCCCGGCCGCCGACCCCGCCGGGGCGCTGCGCTGCGAATTCTATCCGCGCGCGTCGGCCGGCATCTTCGCGGTGTGGCTGCTCGCCGCCGTCAGCTGCATCCTGACGCTGGTGCTGACCTATCTCATCATCTATGGCTTCACGCCCTATGCGCTGGCGGGCTACACGCGGGTGGTCGGGCAGATCTTCAACCCGGCCGTGGCGCTGATCCTGGCGCTGAAGATCTTCTTTTTCTCGCTGGCGGTCGGCATCATCCCGCTCGCCTCGTCCTACTACGATGCAGCCGCCAACCCGTTCGCGGCGCGGCTGCGTTTCACGCACGGGCTGGCGGACATGGTGCGGATGTTCTCCGTGATCCTGCTGATCGAAGCCGCTTCGCTGATGGGCAACTATTACTGA
- the ribB gene encoding 3,4-dihydroxy-2-butanone-4-phosphate synthase, which yields MSVQECNPVPDSVISPSLHGGDLEGRIAAALDAMRAGVPVILLDDFDRENEADLIVACDRLTVQAMALMIRECSGIVCLCLTAERVRTLELPPMAIENGSRYGTPFTMSIEARHGVTTGVSAADRVATIRAATAPDAQPADLVRPGHVFPLRAAPGGVLARAGHTEGSVDLAIMAGLAPAAVLCELMNPDGTMMRGDDIEAFARRHGMPILTIAEMIAWRKLHG from the coding sequence ATGTCTGTCCAAGAATGTAATCCTGTTCCCGATTCCGTTATTTCCCCTTCCCTTCACGGCGGCGACCTGGAAGGCCGCATCGCCGCAGCCCTCGATGCGATGCGCGCCGGCGTGCCCGTCATCCTGCTCGACGACTTCGACCGCGAGAACGAAGCCGACCTGATCGTGGCCTGCGACCGGCTGACGGTCCAGGCGATGGCGCTGATGATCCGCGAATGCAGCGGCATCGTGTGCCTGTGCCTGACGGCCGAACGCGTGCGCACGCTGGAACTGCCGCCGATGGCAATCGAGAACGGCAGCCGCTACGGCACGCCGTTCACCATGTCGATCGAGGCGCGGCACGGCGTGACCACCGGCGTTTCCGCGGCCGACCGTGTCGCCACGATCCGCGCGGCCACCGCGCCGGACGCGCAGCCGGCCGACCTGGTGCGCCCCGGCCACGTGTTCCCGTTGCGCGCCGCGCCGGGCGGCGTGCTGGCCCGCGCCGGCCATACCGAAGGGTCGGTGGACCTGGCGATCATGGCGGGCCTGGCGCCGGCCGCCGTGCTGTGCGAGCTGATGAACCCGGACGGCACGATGATGCGCGGCGACGACATCGAAGCATTCGCGCGGCGGCATGGCATGCCGATCCTGACGATCGCCGAGATGATCGCCTGGCGCAAGCTGCACGGGTAG
- a CDS encoding MFS transporter — translation MLLFTLAIGFVMAMIDVTAVNTALSDISSDLGVPLEGLVWVVDGYTLTFAALLLAGGALADRCGARRIYQAGLAVFVLGSVLCALAPTGTALVAARLLQGSGAALFMPSSLALLTHAEDDDRRRAKMFGAWAAIVSAAATAGPLAGGLLVEAFGWRSIFWLNLPVGLLGILLAQLKAPAPAPHARPLDLASHALGATALAALAFVLIEGPVLGWTSAPVVVALAMAALLPAWLIRRERAAAQPILPRALYGIAPFRAAVLTGMLINFGTFGHMFVLSLWLQGAHGTGALGTGLAILPMTAAAGVSNVLSGRAVARQGTRMPLLVGMGGAAAAALLLAQVTAGTPPWLAIAGGTLLFLAIGFAIPAMTATVMGAGGKTHASAAGATLNASRQIGALLGVAAAGTILHATQDWGLRLAIVYTAIAAACFVAWLAVYRRMEPADAPAPAAGVTE, via the coding sequence ATGCTGCTGTTTACCCTCGCCATCGGTTTCGTGATGGCGATGATCGACGTGACGGCCGTGAACACGGCCCTGTCCGATATTTCGTCCGACCTCGGCGTGCCGCTCGAAGGGCTCGTCTGGGTCGTCGACGGCTACACGCTGACGTTCGCCGCGCTGCTGCTCGCCGGCGGCGCGCTGGCGGACCGTTGCGGTGCCCGGCGCATCTACCAGGCCGGGTTGGCCGTGTTCGTGCTGGGTTCCGTGCTGTGCGCGCTGGCGCCGACGGGGACGGCACTGGTGGCGGCGCGGCTGCTGCAGGGCAGCGGGGCCGCGCTGTTCATGCCCAGCTCGCTTGCCCTGCTGACGCATGCCGAGGACGACGACCGGCGCCGCGCGAAAATGTTCGGTGCTTGGGCGGCGATCGTCAGCGCCGCGGCAACCGCCGGGCCGCTGGCCGGCGGCCTGCTGGTCGAGGCGTTCGGCTGGCGCAGCATCTTCTGGCTGAACCTGCCGGTCGGCTTGCTGGGCATCCTGCTGGCGCAGCTGAAGGCACCGGCGCCGGCCCCCCATGCCCGCCCGCTGGACCTGGCGAGTCACGCGCTCGGCGCGACCGCGCTGGCGGCGCTGGCATTCGTGCTGATCGAGGGGCCGGTGCTGGGCTGGACGTCGGCCCCGGTGGTTGTCGCGCTGGCCATGGCGGCATTGCTGCCCGCGTGGCTGATCCGGCGCGAACGCGCCGCAGCGCAGCCGATCCTGCCGCGCGCGCTGTACGGCATCGCGCCGTTCCGCGCCGCCGTGCTGACGGGCATGCTGATCAACTTCGGCACGTTCGGCCACATGTTCGTGCTCAGTCTGTGGTTGCAGGGCGCGCACGGCACCGGCGCGCTCGGCACGGGTCTTGCGATCCTGCCGATGACGGCGGCGGCCGGCGTGTCGAACGTGCTGTCCGGCCGCGCGGTGGCCAGGCAGGGGACGCGCATGCCGCTGCTGGTGGGAATGGGGGGCGCCGCCGCGGCCGCGCTGCTGCTGGCGCAGGTCACGGCCGGCACGCCGCCGTGGCTGGCGATTGCCGGCGGGACGCTGCTGTTCCTGGCGATCGGCTTTGCGATCCCGGCCATGACGGCGACCGTGATGGGCGCCGGCGGCAAGACGCACGCCAGCGCCGCGGGCGCGACCCTGAACGCCAGCCGCCAGATCGGCGCCTTGCTCGGCGTGGCGGCGGCCGGCACCATCCTGCATGCGACGCAGGACTGGGGCTTGCGGCTGGCCATCGTCTACACGGCCATCGCGGCGGCCTGTTTCGTCGCGTGGCTGGCCGTGTATCGCCGCATGGAGCCGGCCGACGCGCCGGCGCCGGCGGCCGGCGTGACCGAATGA
- a CDS encoding PDR/VanB family oxidoreductase, producing the protein MHAIKVRVARKWREADRVLGFELVDPDGAALPPFTAGAHVDVHLPGGLVRQYSLCNDWRDSSRYVIGVLLQEGGGSRAMHALEEGGLVTIGAPRNHFQLDTGARRSLLVAGGIGITPLLSMAECLNILDREFALHYCVRSAAAAAFAGRLREAPFAGRAHLHADDGPASQRLDLPALFAGAGADTHLYVCGPAGFIAMVAEAARAHGIAPERVHVEHFANGGVLADGAAFEVRLAGSGRTVAVPAGQSVVDCLAGHGVEIAVSCRQGVCGSCLTTVLAGEPDHRDCYLTDAERALGDRFLPCCSRSKTPLLVLDL; encoded by the coding sequence ATGCATGCCATCAAGGTGCGGGTCGCCCGCAAATGGCGGGAAGCCGATCGCGTTCTCGGCTTCGAACTGGTCGACCCCGATGGCGCAGCGCTGCCGCCGTTCACGGCCGGCGCACACGTCGACGTGCACCTGCCAGGCGGGCTGGTTCGGCAGTATTCGCTGTGCAACGACTGGCGCGACAGCTCGCGCTATGTGATCGGCGTGCTGCTGCAGGAAGGCGGCGGCTCGCGGGCCATGCACGCGCTGGAAGAGGGCGGGCTGGTCACGATCGGCGCGCCGCGCAATCACTTCCAGCTCGATACCGGCGCGCGGCGCTCGCTGCTGGTGGCGGGCGGCATCGGCATCACGCCATTACTGTCGATGGCGGAATGTCTGAACATACTCGACCGGGAATTCGCGCTGCATTATTGTGTGCGTTCGGCGGCGGCCGCCGCGTTCGCCGGGCGGCTGCGGGAGGCGCCGTTTGCCGGCCGCGCGCACCTGCATGCCGACGACGGGCCCGCGTCGCAACGGCTCGATCTGCCGGCGCTGTTCGCAGGCGCCGGCGCGGACACGCACCTTTACGTGTGCGGGCCCGCCGGTTTCATCGCGATGGTGGCGGAAGCCGCGCGGGCGCACGGCATCGCGCCGGAACGTGTCCACGTCGAGCACTTCGCCAACGGCGGCGTGCTGGCCGATGGCGCGGCATTCGAGGTGCGCCTGGCCGGCAGCGGCAGGACCGTCGCCGTGCCGGCCGGGCAGAGCGTGGTCGACTGCCTGGCCGGACACGGCGTCGAGATCGCCGTGTCGTGCCGGCAGGGCGTGTGCGGCAGCTGCCTGACCACCGTGCTGGCCGGCGAGCCGGATCACCGGGACTGCTACCTGACCGATGCCGAGCGGGCGCTGGGCGACCGCTTCCTGCCGTGCTGCTCGCGTTCGAAAACACCGCTGCTGGTGCTGGATCTTTGA